From the genome of Phoenix dactylifera cultivar Barhee BC4 chromosome 17, palm_55x_up_171113_PBpolish2nd_filt_p, whole genome shotgun sequence:
tgcccacATGGATCTTCATATTTAGGTAGCAAACATCCTCTACATTATATTGGGTTATGTCAAATGCACTGAAAGAAAGAGGAGGCAATATAATATCATGGATGAGAAAAGAGGATATATAGCGAGTATATTTACCTCTATTCCGCTCATCTCAGTCATTTCTAGGGCCACCAGGATAACATCAAAGCTCTTTCCTGCATGAAAAAGATTTATAGCTTCCATACCATTTTCAACTGCTAGAGTTTCCACGCGAAGGCTCTTGAGAATAACCTTCAACACCTTCCGTCCAATTACTTCATCATATGCAAGAAGGACCTTCAAATTGTTCTTGAAATTCGGTTGGTAGTTTGCCGAGCCATGCTCAATTGGCCATGCACATGGGTTTGGAGAGCTGTTACTGGTGATGTGAACCTTGAACATCTTTAATATATACGCCGGACCTAAACACAATCATGAGCAAGCATGTATACATGTTTTCTATGAATATGAAGTATTTTGAATGTTAAGCTTGggaaaaatttaaactttgacATAGTATTATTAATCATAATTCAATATGGAAAGAAAAGGTGGCTAACCCTTGGTAAAAGATTGCAGATACTCTATCTAATCAATTTTTGTATAACTGTCAAGAAAATAGCCAGTGTAGCACATGGATGTGAACATGTTATTTTAGATAGATTTGTTTCTTAAATTTCATTAGAAAGTGCCAAGAAAGATTACCATTTTTGGCAAAGAGTTTCACTATTTCACTTAAATATCTTCTTGTTTCTTGTACTCAAGGGCAGAAGAGATGAGTTGAGCTTAATCAAATTtggattagaaaataaaaactcCACAATCATATTATAATGAAATATCTTCATTATTTTattacttttaatttttataaatgtTAAATTATACTTGATGGCGAGTCTTATTCAAGAACTTCTTATTTCTTGCGGTATATTGGTGCTCACAATTATACATAGTTCTTCCTAACAGAGTTCTAAGAGATTTTGTTGATAATTTCATTTGTTTGAAGAAAAGATTAGTGAATTGCACAATTGACATTACCTTAAAAAACTCTGCCATCCTTAACTTTTTTAAGAATGATGCAACCATATGATACTTATTTTGATAATaccaaatacaaaataaatatttttattgcaTTATTAACTTGAAGACATGTTTATGCACAAACATGCCAAATAGTTCGACCTTGCAAATGGATCCTATTAATTGATTTGACAAATTAAATGatatatgaaaaattattagatGTTTCAAACACTACATTTTCGAAGGATAGCTAGCTATTTTGAAGCCTTCAATTCCTTCAAGTGATTGATATGCCCTGCAAGTGGAAGAGCATTCTTGTATACTCAATTCATTTTTACACaagttttgtcaaaaaaaaatcattatgtTTTTTAGTTGACAGGCCAAATATAATCAGCAGTATAATCAATATATGACTAATTTTCACAATACATCAGTAAGTTGAAGTGCAATAATATGTAGGAAAGGAGTTTTAACAAATGCTTGCAGATACGCATTTGTTTGCAGATTTGTGGATGACctttttgaagaaaattgtaTGAAATTATACCATATAATAATGTGAAAATCTATGAGAAATTAACTTATGCATTTATAAATTCTCTTTAAAATCAAGCAAAGTGAGGAAACAAGTAGAAGGGAATAAGAAGATAAAGGAAACACTACCTTGGTATATTTGAAGGAATTAACAAAAATACCTTAGCTTAATATTTCGATGATGTACTCATGCCCAAGCACTGCTTAAATAGATGGCGATGGTGCCCCTCATTACTACTAGGACCAATAAATTATTTGATATGCTTAGATATTATGTGATCTTTATTTTAGAAACAGGGAGATTTCCATGATATTCTGGTAATCTAGGTTTTGCAGGAAAATAGCTCCTTTATCGGATCTGGAGATTTGCAGATTAAATACATTTATGACTGCAGATATGCTGAGTTAAACAAAATGGTTTATGGAGAAAGGCACATGGAATATATGATGCAACTTTATTTTATAGTAGATAGATTCATATGACATATGATAGTTTGGGTTTTCCTTGAAATCTCTACTTCATTAGAGCTAGAGATTTCCAAAATCACCTAGTATTCTAAATATATTGATGTTTGCAGATATGGCTGAGTTGGACAAAATGGTTTTTGTTGTAAGGTACAAGAAATATGTGATGAAACTTTATTTTGCCGTAGAAAGATTATATGACATCCAACTAGTCTAGGTTTTGCATGATAATCTCTACTTTGTTAAATctagatatttcaaaaattgccAAGCATTCTAAGTACATAGGTTGGTGCTTGTAGATATGGTTGAGTTAGACCAAATGATTTTGTGCTCAGCGGCACCTGGTATATTTTCCAGTAGAGATTTACATGATATCTGATTAGTCTGgttttcattaaaaattctaCTATATTAGACCTGAAGATTTTCAAAATCGCTTATTATTCCAAATATAGTGGCACATGGAAATATGGATGAATTGAACAAAATAGTTTATATTGTACAACATGTGGAGTATACATGTATTTCATTCAAAAAGAGATCAAAAGATATTAAATGTTTAATACTTGCAAAATCATATTCAAGAATTTCTATATTATTAGATTTACTACTAGAACATTCTTACAAGTAAGAAACTTGCTATTTTGGTATGATACAAAGTAAATTAATTAGGCCCAACTCAATTTGTTGGCACATTGTATATGTTGAAGCAAGAAAAAGGTATGCCTAgtgtacaaataaaataaaataggggAAGGGTGCTACATTAGAACACCTCTTGGTGAAGTCAAACCCCATGGTGGAGCGAGCGAGCATAACTAACAGTGTGGCGGTATGCACCACGAGGTAGCGATGGACCCTGTAGCCCAGGGTTTGAATGAGCCTGTGGCTGACCTCTCGAATTTTTCTTCATGAGGATTCTAGTATGGAATTGTAGGGGTCCGGCCAAGTCATCCTTCATGGCGTCCTTCAGGAGGTTGGTGTAGGTCAATGGAGGCCGACTGGAAGTCCTATGCTGTAGACTCCAAACATGTCAATGCAACGTGCTGTGAAATGGGGGGTGGCGTGAGTAGACGTCTTTCACAACTGTTCCCAACATGTCATTATGATTGTCACAAAACCCAATGCTGCTTCGTGAGTATTATGCGGGGTGTATGCAAGCATAGATCATAGGAATAGGAGAATCCCCTAGGATGAGATCACTAATCTAGTTGCCTAGGGTTTTCCGACAATTGTGGTGGGTGACTTCAACTGTATCCAGAATGCAAgtgaaaagagaggaggaagggCTTTCACTGAGCCTAGTGGATCTAGGTTTCTCCGGGCTGTGTTTTACCTAATGTAACAACCAGTCCGATAGAGCCAGGGTCTGCAAGCGGATAGACAGGGTCATTGCGACCCCTGATTGGATCATCTGGTTCCCCACCTATTAGGTCAGCCACTTATCTCGTATTGCCTCTGATCACTACCCATTGTTGATATCAACAACCTCGGATTCCAGCCATTACTGTTCCTCCCACTTTGAGAAGGTTTGGTTGTCTTACCCTCAATCCTGGGACATTGTGCGGAGGACTTGGGGCTTGCCGATGCATGGGAATGCGATACAGAGAGTTTCGCATAAGTTGGAGCTAACCAAGAGGCGACTTTGCCAATGGAACCGTGAGGTCTGGGCACGACATCTTTAGAAAGTTGGAAGAAGTGGAGGCCGCGATTGTTGACCTTCAAAGCAGAGAAGATCAGGAGAGTGAGTTTCCTACTGATATGATGCACCTATGGGGGCTACTTGCCAATCATCACTCGATATTACACCAGCATGAGATCTTCTGGAGACAGAAATTTAGAATCTAGTGGGTCAGGGAGGAAGATCGAAATACTAGTTTCTTCTACCAGACAATGGTTATCAGAAGGCAGAGGAACACGATCCGTTCCCTGCAAGATGGGATAGGCCGGCGGGTGGAGGGGGAGCTAGCGGTTAGTCAGGTATTGCTTGATTTCTTGCGGTCCAGATGGATGAAGGACAGAGATTCTGAGGATGTCGGCCAGCTTCCGAGGGCGGACATAAAAATTAGAGCTACTGAGAATGCACTATTGGTGCGGCCAGTGATAGGGAGGGAAGTGCAGAAAGCAGTCTGAGCCCTGGCAGAGGATAAGGCTCCAGGGCTAGATGGATTTTCACCATTCTTCTTTATAAAATATTGGGGCATTATCCAGGTTGCTATGGTGGAGGTGGTTCAGTGCTTTTTCGGTCAGGCAGTGATGCTTGAGGACTGGAGAGCTACTTTTGTCATGCTGATACCGAAGTGCCAGGATGCGGCGGAGCCGAGCCACTTCAGGCCCATCAGCTTATGCATAACTCTTTATAAAGTTGTGGTAAGGATAATAGTGGACATGATAAAGCCTTTGCTGCCACGCATCATCTGCCAAGAGCAAGGTGCTTTTGTGGGAGGTAGGAATATCTCTGACCATGTTATGCTGGCCTAAGAAATGATGTGGAATCTTCAGCATGCCCCTAAGTGGTGAAGCCTGATGCTGTCAAGCTAGAGATGGAACAAGCTTACGATAGAATCAGGTGGAGCTTCTTAAGACGAGCTTTGGAGAGTTTTGGTTTTTACGAGATCTAGATTGACTGGGTGTTGGGGTGCGTCCGGGGGGCAAGCTTTTCCATCTTGGTCAACGGTACGTCGTCCCCCTCTTTTAAGTCTACCATGGGGGCGAAGATAGGAATGTCTATTATTCCCGTACTTGTTCATTATTTGCTCCGATGTCTTATTCGGGCTCTGCGGGGTGCGTGTGCTAACTGGGAGATGAAGGCGTACATTTTCGCCCTGAGGTCTCGGCATATATCTCATTTACTATTTGCAGACGATTGTCTTCTTTTGGCCAGGGTGCGGATAACGGATGCACGGATCCTTAGAAAAGTACTAGCAGAGTACTATACAGCATCAGGGTAAAGGGTAAACCTCCAGAAGTCAACCATCTCTTTCAGCCCAAGCATGGAGTGTAGGGTCAGACAAGAGATCAGGAGGATACTGGAGATGCCAGAGTAGGATGGGACCTGGAGCTACCTGGGTGTGCCCATCACAGGCAGGAGTTTACGGGTAGCCAAGTGCTTCGATCTGGTGCAGTGGGTCCATAGTTGACTGGAAGGTTGGAAGGCATCGCCGCTTTCTATGATGGGCAGATTGACGCTGATTAAATCAGTCCTAGCATCCATGCTCATCTACCTCATGGCAAACATGGTGGTTTCAAAGACAGTGCTGATGAGGATCAAGTGGCTACTTTGGATCTTCTTATGGGGTCATATGGGGGGGGGGGTCATGGGGTGCACTTGGTGGCGTAGGACAGTGTCTGCCTACCAATGAGTGAGGGTGCCCTCGGTGTGTTGTCTCTTATGGCGAGGTGCAAGGTGCTGATTGTCCGACATGTAGTTCGATTCATGCTAGAGACGCAGGGGTTCTGGAGTCAGACCATGGCTGCTAGATATGGTCGGACGGGCCTTGCGGGGGTGATCCGGAGTGGATGTAGATGCTCCTTCATGTGGCTAGAGATCGCGAGGTACCTGCCAACTGTTGTGGAAAATACTAGATGGTTGATAGGTGATGGGCGGAGCATTGATATGGCGGTGACCCATGGGTGGGTGCCCTCCCTTTGAGACATAGTTCGACTATTGTTGACATTGAGGCAGTGGAGGGATTGCAGGTATGCAACCTCTTCAACCCTGGCCTGGCAGCTTGGGATGAGGCTAGGTTGGGTCATATGCTCGGAACACACCTTGCTGAGAGAGTCTGGTCTCTTTCGATACCGAGGTGTGCGGGTCCTGACATTTGGGTGTGGAGCACCTCGAGCAGGACCGGCGTTAGGGTGGGGGAGCTCTTCCGGATGCTCTGGCATGAGCATGAGCTGGGCCAGAGTGTGCTTGGATCTGGTAACTGGGCCTTCACCTGAGGGTCGCACTGTTCTTATGGAAGGTGGTGTGGGATCGGCTTCCTATGAGAGCAGTACTCAGTGGACGAGGCTTGAGAATTTCTTTAGAGTGCGGAGTGTGCAGGATCGATGAGATGGTGGACCATGCGTTGTTTCAGTGCACATGGGCGAGGGTGACTTGGCGTTTGGCAGGGCTGCTGCACGAGAGTTGGTCTTAGGGGGACAGTTCTTAGGAACCATCTATCGATGGTCGAGCAATCCACTGACACGCTAGGAGGCAGTTAGAGCGACTTATACAGCTTACCAGATCTGGCTAGCAAGAAATACTTGAACTTTCAGTGAGCATAGTATGTCACCAAGGCTTGTAGCAGAGAGCGCCTGGCACAGGCGGCAGAGATTAGTCATGCTTCCTTC
Proteins encoded in this window:
- the LOC103719077 gene encoding two-component response regulator ORR42-like is translated as MFKVHITSNSSPNPCAWPIEHGSANYQPNFKNNLKVLLAYDEVIGRKVLKVILKSLRVETLAVENGMEAINLFHAGKSFDVILVALEMTEMSGIEVTRKLRSIGVTKTIAGLTVRSVDEVMQEFAEAGGDILLTLPILRATFIKLLEDVDVSLG